One Eubacterium sp. AB3007 genomic window, GGGACAGAGCGGATCTGCCTGGAGATCGGCTGCGGCAAGGGGAAGTTTATCGACAGCCTGGCTGGACGGTACCCGGAAACCGGTTTTGTGGCGGTGGAGGGGAATCTGAGTGTTGCCTACCATGCTCTGGAGAAGGTCGAGGCTTCCGGTCACAATGTGCTCTTTCTCCTGCAGTATATCAACGATTTGGCGGACATCTTTGATGCAGGAGAACTGAATGGGATCTACCTGAACTTCAGCGATCCGTGGCCGAAGGTCCGACATGAGAAGCGGCGGCTCACCACCCGGGCGAGGATGCTCTCTTATGCGGAAGTACTGGCACCCGGCGGTGTGCTGGAATTCAAGACTGACAATGATGGCCTGTTCGAGTACACGCTGACACAGATACCAGACTGCTATGAGGAATGCTTTGTGACCCGGGATCTACATGGGACAGTACCCGAGGAAGAGATCGTCACCACAGAATACGAAGATAAATTCGCAGGTCGCGGGAAGGCTATCAACTTCCTTCGATTACGTCGTCGATAGATAGGAGGTAAGTAAATTATGTCTGAGTATGTTATGGCCGCAGAAAATGGCAGGGTGATCCCCAAGGAGGATACCATTTTCGGGATCAGCCGCAGAGCAAACGCGATGATCG contains:
- the trmB gene encoding tRNA (guanosine(46)-N7)-methyltransferase TrmB — translated: MRQRKIKNLDEKLAALSAHVVDSPDAWKGRWRSRLGTERICLEIGCGKGKFIDSLAGRYPETGFVAVEGNLSVAYHALEKVEASGHNVLFLLQYINDLADIFDAGELNGIYLNFSDPWPKVRHEKRRLTTRARMLSYAEVLAPGGVLEFKTDNDGLFEYTLTQIPDCYEECFVTRDLHGTVPEEEIVTTEYEDKFAGRGKAINFLRLRRR